A single genomic interval of Spirosoma linguale DSM 74 harbors:
- a CDS encoding choline dehydrogenase (KEGG: pzu:PHZ_c2153 choline dehydrogenase) yields MVNLAVDSQKARTYDAIVIGSGMSGGWAAKELTEHGLHTLLLERGRDVKHVTDYPTAMLNPWDMEHRGQVPLASRQEYSIASRNYAFREDTRHFFAKDSDQPYIQEKPFDWIHGYQVGGRSLLWGRQTQRWSDFDFTGPARDGFAVDWPIRYADLAPWYSHVEKFAGISGNKDGLATLPDGEFLAPHEMSCVETHFKKQVAAHYPDRHVIIGRAAHLTTPRNIHFRQGRAQCQHRTLCERGCPYGGYYSSNASTIPWALRTGKLTLQPNSVVHSIIYDDNKPGGGKATGVRVIDTNTLQMTEYHARIIFVNASALHTNLILLNSTSNRFPNGLGNDSGLLGTHMAFHSYRGRMSGTYEGLNAFTTDGRRPNSSYIPRFRNVYKQETDFLRGYAATFYASREPIQNQDGLGASLKQRLLDPTPGDWQVGSAMMAETIPKAESTVRLDPTLKDNFGIPQLRVSVGYDANDEKILKDYFEQLTEMFTLAGFKNIRTQDTGRLPGSENHEMGGVRMGHDPKTSLLNRWNQLHHCKNVFVTDGACMTSTSTQNPSLTYMALSARAANYAVKQMKAGTL; encoded by the coding sequence ATGGTCAATTTAGCAGTAGATAGCCAGAAAGCCCGCACCTACGATGCCATTGTGATTGGCTCTGGTATGAGTGGCGGCTGGGCAGCAAAGGAACTTACCGAACACGGTCTGCATACGCTTTTACTGGAGCGAGGCAGAGACGTTAAACACGTTACCGACTACCCTACTGCCATGCTGAATCCCTGGGACATGGAGCACCGGGGGCAGGTTCCGCTCGCCAGTCGGCAGGAGTACTCCATCGCCAGCCGTAATTATGCCTTTCGGGAAGATACCCGCCACTTTTTCGCTAAAGACAGCGACCAGCCCTACATTCAGGAAAAGCCTTTCGACTGGATTCACGGGTATCAGGTGGGTGGCCGTTCGCTGCTTTGGGGACGGCAAACCCAGCGCTGGAGTGATTTCGATTTTACCGGGCCAGCCCGCGATGGCTTTGCAGTAGACTGGCCCATTCGCTACGCTGATTTGGCCCCATGGTATAGCCACGTCGAAAAATTTGCGGGCATTTCGGGTAATAAAGACGGACTGGCGACCCTACCGGATGGTGAATTTCTGGCTCCGCACGAGATGTCGTGCGTGGAGACTCATTTCAAAAAACAAGTGGCGGCTCACTATCCGGATCGACACGTGATCATCGGCCGGGCGGCTCACCTGACAACGCCCCGGAACATTCATTTTCGGCAGGGGCGCGCGCAGTGTCAGCACCGGACGTTATGCGAACGCGGCTGTCCTTACGGTGGCTATTACAGCAGCAATGCCTCCACCATTCCGTGGGCGCTGCGAACGGGAAAGCTAACCTTACAGCCCAACTCGGTGGTGCACTCCATTATTTATGATGATAATAAACCAGGGGGAGGCAAGGCAACGGGCGTGCGGGTCATCGACACCAACACCCTGCAAATGACGGAGTACCACGCCCGTATCATTTTCGTGAATGCATCAGCACTTCATACGAATCTTATCTTACTCAACTCAACCTCCAACCGGTTCCCAAATGGGCTGGGTAATGATAGTGGCCTATTGGGTACGCACATGGCGTTTCACAGTTACCGGGGTCGTATGTCGGGCACCTACGAAGGGTTAAACGCATTCACGACCGACGGACGCCGACCCAACAGCAGTTACATTCCGCGATTCAGAAATGTTTACAAACAGGAAACGGATTTTCTGCGTGGATATGCCGCCACCTTCTATGCGTCGAGAGAACCGATCCAAAACCAGGATGGCCTCGGTGCGTCACTGAAACAGCGTTTACTCGATCCAACGCCGGGCGACTGGCAGGTGGGTTCTGCCATGATGGCCGAAACCATCCCTAAAGCCGAAAGCACCGTGCGGCTGGACCCTACCCTGAAAGACAACTTCGGAATTCCGCAACTCCGGGTATCGGTAGGCTACGATGCCAACGACGAAAAAATTCTGAAGGACTACTTCGAACAACTGACCGAAATGTTCACCCTGGCCGGATTTAAAAACATCCGCACCCAGGACACCGGTCGACTACCCGGCAGCGAAAACCACGAGATGGGGGGCGTTCGTATGGGACATGACCCCAAAACATCGTTGTTGAACCGCTGGAACCAGCTTCACCACTGCAAAAACGTTTTCGTTACTGATGGAGCCTGCATGACCTCCACCAGCACCCAAAACCCGTCTCTTACCTACATGGCCCTCAGTGCAAGGGCTGCCAACTACGCCGTGAAACAAATGAAAGCGGGGACGCTGTAA
- a CDS encoding acyl-CoA dehydrogenase domain protein (PFAM: acyl-CoA dehydrogenase domain protein; Acyl- CoA dehydrogenase type 2 domain~KEGG: gme:Gmet_2075 acyl-CoA dehydrogenase-like): MQSPSLTSPRNKVDSFESPDFYCLDDLLTAEHKLVRSAVRNFVKREITPIAEEYAQRAEFPKHIVPKFGQIGVFGATIPTEYGGGGLDQISYGLMTQEIERGDSGMRSCVSVQNSLVMYPIWAFGSEAQRQKYLPRLATGELIGCFGLTEANHGSDPGGMESNFIERSDYYLLNGSKLWITNANIADIAIVWARNDQGKVRALIVERGMEGFSTAEIKNKWSLRASTTGELIFQDVQVPKENILPDSFGLKSALKCLEQARYGISWGALGAAMECYEVARRYALERIQFGKPIASFQLVQKKLAEMLTDITQGQLLCWRLGVLKNEDRATVAQISMAKRSNVEMALRVAREARQILGAMGISGEYPIMRHLMNLESVSTYEGTHDIQLLILGAEITGIPAFK, encoded by the coding sequence ATGCAATCCCCTTCCTTAACTTCGCCCCGGAATAAAGTCGACTCGTTTGAGTCGCCTGATTTCTATTGCCTGGATGACCTGCTAACGGCCGAACACAAACTGGTACGGTCCGCTGTGCGCAATTTTGTTAAGCGCGAGATTACCCCCATTGCCGAGGAATACGCCCAGCGAGCCGAATTTCCGAAGCATATTGTGCCCAAGTTTGGGCAGATCGGCGTGTTTGGTGCTACCATCCCAACCGAATATGGCGGAGGAGGACTGGATCAGATTTCGTATGGTCTGATGACGCAGGAAATTGAGCGGGGCGATTCCGGGATGCGTTCGTGCGTATCGGTCCAGAATTCGCTGGTTATGTACCCGATCTGGGCCTTTGGCTCGGAAGCGCAGCGGCAGAAATACCTGCCCCGGCTGGCTACGGGTGAGTTGATCGGTTGTTTTGGCCTTACCGAAGCCAACCATGGCTCCGACCCCGGCGGCATGGAAAGTAACTTTATCGAGCGTAGCGATTATTACTTGCTCAATGGCTCGAAACTCTGGATCACTAACGCCAACATTGCGGATATTGCCATCGTCTGGGCCCGAAATGACCAGGGTAAAGTGCGTGCTCTGATCGTGGAACGGGGTATGGAAGGCTTTTCAACCGCCGAAATAAAAAACAAATGGTCGTTGCGGGCAAGCACCACGGGCGAGCTGATTTTTCAGGATGTACAGGTTCCAAAAGAGAATATACTACCCGATTCGTTTGGGCTGAAAAGCGCGCTCAAGTGCCTGGAGCAGGCTCGTTACGGCATTAGCTGGGGAGCGTTGGGAGCCGCTATGGAATGCTACGAGGTGGCCCGGCGGTACGCACTCGAACGCATTCAGTTTGGTAAGCCCATCGCCAGTTTTCAGCTGGTTCAGAAAAAGCTGGCCGAAATGCTGACCGACATTACCCAGGGGCAGCTACTCTGCTGGCGACTGGGTGTGCTCAAGAATGAAGACAGAGCAACCGTCGCCCAAATCTCCATGGCGAAACGAAGCAATGTAGAGATGGCGCTGCGGGTGGCGCGAGAAGCCCGCCAGATTCTTGGCGCAATGGGCATTTCGGGAGAGTATCCCATTATGCGGCACCTCATGAATCTCGAATCGGTAAGCACGTACGAGGGCACGCACGATATTCAATTACTTATACTAGGCGCTGAGATTACGGGTATTCCAGCATTTAAGTAG
- a CDS encoding glycosyl transferase family 2 (PFAM: glycosyl transferase family 2~KEGG: cps:CPS_5020 glycosyl transferase, group 2 family protein) translates to MLQFLLILCLGLLAYTYAGYGILLLLAVKIQNLFKRTSVIADHSDYTPSVTLVIYAYNHIVNLPAKLQNCYSLDYPTDKLRFLFITQGSIDGSTEWMESLRDDCARQLDVQGGSKPGSKAAAMNCAMQTVTSPIVIFSDVNTQLNRLTIRNLVRHFQDERVGVVAGEKYIEADTDEAASGPENQLFRACESYLYQQDARFPKVVGTVSALLAMRTKLYEAIEPDTLLVNFTLSMRLVAQGHRIVYEPSAYTQQRPVYSIEKELKRAVELSTARFQSTMRLLHLLNITRYGWLSFHYTSQWVLRWVVAPFCLPSILLIDLALLFSAQSQPNQSSVWTLLFAIQCMFYSLSYIGYRAKGKHRRFSVVGFPLYITFMSICGIQGFVRYWRNNPAGTWNKARPIDDIELQAS, encoded by the coding sequence ATGTTGCAATTTTTACTTATCTTATGTTTAGGTTTGCTTGCGTATACGTATGCAGGCTACGGAATCCTACTCCTATTGGCGGTTAAGATCCAGAATTTGTTTAAACGGACCTCTGTCATTGCAGACCATTCCGACTACACCCCTTCGGTAACCCTGGTCATCTATGCTTATAACCATATAGTCAATCTACCAGCCAAACTACAGAATTGTTATTCGCTGGACTACCCTACCGATAAACTCCGGTTTCTGTTCATCACCCAGGGATCGATTGATGGGTCGACGGAATGGATGGAATCGTTACGCGATGACTGCGCGCGGCAGCTTGATGTGCAGGGAGGATCGAAGCCCGGCAGCAAAGCCGCAGCTATGAATTGCGCGATGCAGACTGTTACATCGCCAATTGTCATTTTCAGCGACGTCAATACGCAACTAAACAGGCTAACGATCCGTAACCTGGTCCGGCACTTTCAGGATGAACGGGTAGGAGTCGTAGCAGGCGAAAAATACATTGAGGCTGATACCGATGAAGCAGCTTCGGGGCCGGAAAACCAGTTGTTCCGGGCCTGCGAATCGTACTTGTACCAACAAGATGCCCGGTTTCCTAAAGTCGTTGGTACCGTCAGCGCCTTACTTGCGATGCGGACTAAACTCTATGAAGCCATTGAGCCAGATACGCTGCTGGTTAATTTTACGCTATCCATGCGCCTTGTTGCGCAAGGACACCGAATAGTGTACGAGCCCAGCGCCTATACGCAGCAGCGACCTGTATATTCGATTGAAAAAGAGCTAAAGCGGGCAGTTGAGCTGTCAACTGCTCGCTTCCAGTCCACAATGCGTTTACTGCATTTACTTAACATAACCCGTTATGGCTGGCTTTCCTTTCACTATACTTCGCAATGGGTGCTGCGGTGGGTGGTAGCTCCTTTTTGTCTGCCTTCGATTTTGCTCATCGATCTGGCATTGCTTTTCTCTGCGCAGTCCCAGCCAAATCAATCATCTGTTTGGACTCTGCTTTTCGCAATTCAGTGTATGTTTTACAGCCTTTCGTATATAGGCTATCGGGCAAAAGGTAAGCACAGACGGTTCAGTGTAGTTGGCTTCCCACTCTACATCACCTTTATGAGCATTTGCGGTATTCAGGGCTTTGTTCGTTACTGGAGAAACAACCCGGCCGGCACCTGGAACAAAGCCCGGCCTATCGACGACATTGAACTGCAAGCAAGTTAG
- a CDS encoding response regulator receiver protein (PFAM: response regulator receiver~SMART: response regulator receiver~KEGG: mmw:Mmwyl1_2625 two component transcriptional regulator), with translation MKHRYQILHVDDDLYMRKIVQLTLNSEFKLDSCTNGIEAMNWLENGNIPDIIITDLLMPQLNGQELIQLIRKNATYKNIPIIILSSLEDGVTKASCIQEGADDFISKPFNPREIHVKIKSILHRAIERQESPANYDPTYLS, from the coding sequence ATGAAACACAGATACCAGATCTTACACGTAGATGATGATCTGTACATGAGGAAAATTGTCCAGTTGACACTGAATAGTGAATTTAAGCTCGATTCATGTACGAATGGCATAGAAGCAATGAATTGGCTTGAAAACGGTAATATTCCCGATATAATAATCACAGATTTACTGATGCCTCAACTAAATGGGCAGGAATTGATTCAACTGATTCGGAAGAACGCTACCTATAAGAATATTCCCATTATTATTTTGTCAAGCCTGGAAGATGGTGTAACAAAAGCCAGTTGCATTCAAGAGGGAGCCGATGACTTTATCTCAAAACCGTTTAATCCTCGGGAGATACATGTAAAAATAAAATCAATACTGCACCGGGCTATTGAACGTCAGGAGTCTCCGGCAAATTATGATCCCACTTATTTAAGTTGA
- a CDS encoding response regulator receiver sensor signal transduction histidine kinase (PFAM: ATP-binding region ATPase domain protein; response regulator receiver; histidine kinase A domain protein~SMART: response regulator receiver; histidine kinase A domain protein; ATP-binding region ATPase domain protein~KEGG: gme:Gmet_2639 response regulator receiver sensor signal transduction histidine kinase), whose amino-acid sequence MTSSLTNNTSPFTILLVDDRDENLLVLEELLDNGNRQFIKATSGNEALKYALKNDQIGLIMLDVQMPEMDGFEVAKFLKASPRTRDISIIFVTAINKEEQYVLKGFEEGAVDYLSKPLDSNVTKAKVNVFEQLWRSQQALKKSASDLAAINKQLEKFVYMVAHDLKSPLTGLLTLLHLVESTNESRPMQQDELANYLSYLKEAGYHQSTMISSILEYSRQSIDQQASEQVDVAQLLSQTTKLLFPPKHIQIHIVEPMPVLYTKKIKLQQVFQNLLSNAIKYNDKAQGQIEIGHTDKENFIEFYVRDNGPGMTIEQQAKLFALFRPVGHSQHESSTGVGLNTLKMLVEEQGGSLRVNTSPGEGCTVLFGWRK is encoded by the coding sequence ATGACATCCAGCCTCACTAACAATACAAGTCCGTTTACCATACTTCTTGTGGACGACCGGGACGAAAACCTGCTCGTTCTGGAAGAACTTCTGGACAATGGAAACCGGCAGTTTATCAAAGCAACCTCGGGCAATGAAGCCCTGAAGTACGCCCTGAAGAATGATCAGATCGGGCTTATCATGCTGGATGTTCAGATGCCGGAAATGGACGGCTTTGAAGTAGCCAAATTCCTGAAAGCCAGTCCCAGAACCCGCGACATATCGATCATATTCGTCACGGCCATCAACAAGGAGGAACAATACGTACTGAAAGGCTTCGAAGAAGGAGCTGTCGATTATTTATCCAAGCCGCTGGACAGCAATGTTACAAAGGCCAAAGTCAATGTCTTCGAACAGTTATGGCGCTCACAACAGGCTTTAAAAAAGTCGGCCAGCGATCTTGCGGCCATTAATAAGCAGTTGGAGAAGTTTGTTTACATGGTGGCGCATGACCTTAAATCGCCCCTAACCGGCCTGCTCACCCTGCTGCATCTGGTCGAAAGCACGAATGAAAGTCGTCCTATGCAACAGGATGAATTGGCCAATTACCTGAGTTACCTGAAGGAAGCTGGTTACCATCAGTCAACAATGATCAGCAGCATTCTCGAATACTCACGGCAAAGTATAGATCAGCAGGCATCGGAGCAGGTAGATGTGGCTCAGCTGCTGTCGCAGACGACTAAACTGTTGTTTCCGCCTAAACACATACAGATTCATATTGTCGAGCCCATGCCAGTGCTGTACACAAAAAAAATAAAGTTGCAGCAGGTGTTCCAGAACCTGCTTAGCAATGCCATAAAGTACAACGACAAAGCCCAGGGACAGATTGAAATCGGCCATACGGACAAGGAAAACTTTATTGAATTTTATGTCCGGGACAATGGTCCCGGCATGACGATAGAGCAGCAGGCAAAACTCTTCGCCCTTTTCCGGCCAGTTGGTCATTCGCAGCATGAGAGCAGTACGGGCGTGGGGCTAAATACCCTCAAAATGCTCGTTGAAGAACAGGGCGGTTCCTTACGGGTAAACACCTCACCGGGCGAAGGGTGTACCGTACTCTTCGGCTGGAGAAAGTAG
- a CDS encoding MCP methyltransferase, CheR-type (KEGG: pin:Ping_3720 CheR-type protein glutamate methyltransferase~PFAM: MCP methyltransferase CheR-type~SMART: MCP methyltransferase CheR-type): MNPDYDLSTSELEEILTLIKLIHGYDFTNYAQTSLKRRIVRCMGLAHIRTASELRFQLANDTAFFDWFLQSIMVNVTEMFRDPTFYRTLREKVLPLLASYPIIKIWHAGCSTGEEVYSMAILLKEANLLERCRLYATDINPANLEKARLGLIPVQHLTDYTAGYRQAGGQRDFEDYYTLHGNHIQMHKTLRDSILFAQHNLVTDRVFNEFQLVCCRNVLIYFNKDLQNHVIRLFHDSLAPLGFLAIGTKESLLFTDLRDQFAAIVPDTKIFRRTR, translated from the coding sequence ATGAATCCGGATTACGATTTAAGTACGTCTGAACTGGAAGAAATCCTTACCCTTATCAAACTGATACATGGGTACGACTTCACAAATTATGCACAAACGTCGCTGAAACGTCGAATTGTTCGGTGCATGGGACTAGCCCATATCCGAACCGCTTCGGAACTTCGCTTTCAACTGGCAAACGATACCGCCTTTTTTGACTGGTTCCTCCAGTCGATCATGGTTAACGTAACTGAAATGTTTCGGGACCCTACTTTCTATCGGACCCTACGCGAGAAAGTTCTGCCCCTGCTGGCTTCCTACCCGATCATCAAAATATGGCATGCGGGCTGCTCCACAGGCGAGGAAGTATACTCAATGGCGATTCTTCTTAAAGAAGCGAATCTGCTGGAACGATGCCGGCTTTACGCTACGGACATTAACCCGGCGAATCTGGAAAAAGCCCGGTTGGGCCTGATTCCAGTGCAGCACCTCACTGACTATACCGCTGGCTACCGGCAGGCGGGTGGACAGCGTGACTTTGAGGATTATTACACCTTACATGGCAACCACATCCAGATGCACAAGACGCTGCGGGACTCCATTCTATTCGCGCAGCATAACCTCGTTACTGATCGTGTTTTCAACGAATTCCAACTGGTGTGCTGCCGTAACGTGTTGATCTATTTCAACAAAGACCTGCAAAATCACGTCATCCGGCTTTTTCATGATAGCCTTGCCCCGCTTGGTTTTCTGGCCATTGGTACCAAAGAATCGCTCTTGTTCACGGACTTGCGCGATCAGTTTGCGGCCATCGTTCCCGACACAAAAATATTCCGTCGTACCCGATAA
- a CDS encoding GAF sensor hybrid histidine kinase (PFAM: ATP-binding region ATPase domain protein; response regulator receiver; GAF domain protein; histidine kinase A domain protein~SMART: ATP-binding region ATPase domain protein; histidine kinase A domain protein; response regulator receiver; GAF domain protein~KEGG: gme:Gmet_2642 GAF sensor hybrid histidine kinase) has translation MIKSLSSRIYFGAAITFLMVPIIILLYFSAFRRHDALLVKSTESEKITELVFRLQLALADMNGLVKSTTSSSLKPQTNPLAIATIDRLLSDLDNLLKADPRQLNRMHRIEGATTAYLAGDLTKLDNLRLELTQLRQEIQQDLLLRQQKEMDTDYLEECAMWVAVLVAVINITILILVIFDEFRKRRRAERELKTNLATMQAFNLESEEQNWLLSGISAVSHGLQDQGTPQDMAKRIIDTLADYLDLPAAAIYLFNSDEKYLERVATVGLPGEVSARFLLGEGLVGQAAQGQKIVTINEVPTEYWKIQSASGQAQPGQLVLVPLWYRKDKELIGVLELASFRILEPPVMKLLKRLMETLAVAINSSQTHEQVRALLERVQQQNELVAEQQEELRQTNDSLLRQAENLQASEEELRVQQEELRQINAELVERNEAVEIARQSLALKARELEVTSQYKSAFLANMSHELRTPLNSVLILAKLLADNKPDNLTAKQIEYATIIHRSGNDLLTLINDILDLAKIEAGHITVLRESVPVKSIVRDLTQLFTVVAEEKKVQLITKLHESVPAEILTDRLRIEQILKNLLSNAFKFTPRDGRITLSLSVETSFPKITRQELRKEKSLLAIAVSDTGIGIPADKQQLIFEAFQQVDGSTSRKYGGTGLGLSISRELIKRLGGEITLHSEEGKGSTFTLWLPLSLSVTPQPGTTPPETVKPDRISAPVPQSLPVQPITVADDRETIRKGDKLMLIIEDDARFASVVQDFARTKGYKTLVALQGDEGLAYARRYEPTAIILDLHLPALDGISVLKLLKDDKKLSSIPVHVMSASDEQQLVLPGALAYLQKPLTKQDLEDAFTRIGDCISEQVKNILVLSGDYLPNNSLTKLIDERHFDINCDYAVLDDEALQKVHAKAYDCIIADIGKDLDLGTQKLRELQAAMADDQTPVIIYLDKELSSSDELQLKKLSDTVVHDSAQAKERLMDQLELFLYNVQQKSHHVESQTPVKPLLPGSTNWQGKTVLLVDDDMRNVFSISTLLEENKLTVITASDGQEAIDTLISQSQIDLVLMDIMMPVMDGYEATRKIRAENRFAKLPIIALTAKAMPGDREKCLEAGASDYITKPLDVNQLLSVMHTWMPS, from the coding sequence ATGATAAAATCATTATCTAGCCGTATATACTTTGGAGCAGCCATCACCTTTCTGATGGTACCAATTATCATTCTGCTTTATTTCAGCGCCTTCCGCAGGCATGACGCCTTACTGGTAAAATCGACTGAATCCGAGAAGATTACCGAACTGGTTTTTAGACTTCAGCTGGCACTGGCCGACATGAATGGCCTGGTTAAGAGTACTACCTCCTCTTCTCTCAAACCCCAGACAAATCCGCTCGCTATAGCGACTATCGACCGGCTGCTGAGCGACCTTGACAACCTGCTCAAAGCCGATCCGCGCCAATTGAATCGAATGCATAGGATTGAAGGTGCAACGACCGCTTACCTGGCCGGTGACCTAACTAAACTGGACAACCTTCGCCTGGAATTGACCCAACTCAGGCAGGAAATCCAGCAAGACTTGCTATTGCGGCAGCAAAAAGAAATGGATACCGACTATCTTGAAGAGTGTGCCATGTGGGTAGCTGTTCTGGTAGCGGTAATCAACATCACCATTTTGATACTGGTCATTTTTGACGAGTTTAGGAAGCGTCGGCGAGCTGAGCGTGAACTGAAAACGAATCTGGCTACCATGCAAGCCTTCAATCTGGAAAGTGAAGAACAGAACTGGCTGCTTTCCGGCATTTCGGCGGTGAGTCATGGGTTACAGGATCAGGGCACTCCGCAGGATATGGCCAAGCGGATCATTGATACGCTTGCCGATTATCTGGACTTACCGGCGGCTGCCATATACCTCTTCAATTCGGATGAAAAATACCTTGAACGGGTTGCAACTGTTGGGTTGCCGGGCGAGGTATCGGCCCGATTTCTATTGGGAGAAGGGCTGGTTGGGCAAGCTGCCCAGGGGCAGAAAATTGTTACGATCAATGAAGTACCCACCGAATACTGGAAGATTCAGTCGGCAAGCGGACAGGCACAACCGGGACAGTTGGTACTGGTGCCGTTATGGTACCGGAAAGATAAAGAGTTGATCGGCGTTCTGGAACTGGCGTCGTTCCGCATCCTGGAGCCACCCGTCATGAAGCTGCTCAAACGCCTGATGGAAACGCTGGCTGTGGCTATCAACTCCTCGCAAACGCACGAACAGGTACGTGCTTTGCTGGAACGGGTGCAACAGCAAAACGAACTGGTTGCCGAACAGCAGGAAGAACTCCGTCAAACGAATGACTCCCTGCTGCGTCAGGCCGAGAATCTACAGGCATCAGAAGAAGAGCTGCGGGTTCAGCAGGAGGAGCTGCGGCAAATCAACGCAGAACTGGTCGAGCGGAATGAGGCCGTAGAAATTGCCCGGCAGTCGCTGGCGCTCAAAGCCCGTGAGCTGGAAGTGACCAGCCAGTATAAATCGGCCTTTCTGGCCAATATGTCGCACGAGTTACGGACACCCCTCAACAGCGTCCTGATTCTGGCCAAACTGCTGGCCGACAATAAACCTGACAACCTCACCGCCAAACAAATTGAGTACGCAACCATCATCCACAGATCGGGCAATGACTTATTGACTCTCATCAACGACATTCTGGATCTGGCCAAAATTGAAGCGGGGCATATCACTGTTTTACGGGAATCCGTACCCGTTAAAAGTATCGTTCGGGACCTTACTCAGTTGTTTACTGTTGTTGCCGAAGAAAAAAAAGTGCAACTGATTACTAAACTTCATGAGTCTGTACCTGCAGAAATTCTGACCGACCGGCTTCGGATAGAACAAATCCTTAAGAATCTGCTGTCCAATGCATTTAAGTTCACCCCGCGCGACGGCCGGATCACGCTCTCGCTTTCTGTCGAAACGAGTTTTCCCAAAATTACCCGCCAGGAATTACGAAAGGAGAAGTCACTATTGGCAATCGCCGTTTCCGATACGGGTATTGGTATTCCGGCCGATAAACAGCAACTGATTTTTGAAGCCTTTCAGCAGGTAGATGGCTCAACAAGCCGCAAATATGGTGGCACCGGCCTCGGGCTTTCCATCAGCCGGGAACTGATCAAACGGCTGGGGGGCGAAATCACCCTTCACAGCGAAGAGGGTAAAGGAAGTACCTTCACCTTATGGCTGCCGCTGTCGCTTTCGGTGACCCCACAGCCAGGCACCACCCCACCCGAAACAGTAAAGCCGGATCGAATTAGTGCCCCGGTTCCGCAGTCGCTTCCTGTTCAGCCGATAACCGTTGCCGACGACCGTGAGACGATCCGGAAGGGCGACAAGCTGATGCTCATTATTGAGGACGATGCCCGCTTTGCCAGTGTTGTTCAGGACTTTGCCCGTACTAAAGGCTATAAAACGCTGGTGGCGCTTCAGGGCGACGAGGGTTTGGCTTACGCCCGACGGTATGAACCAACGGCCATTATTCTGGACCTGCACCTACCGGCCCTGGATGGAATCAGTGTTCTGAAACTGCTCAAGGACGACAAAAAACTAAGTTCCATACCGGTGCATGTTATGTCGGCAAGCGATGAGCAGCAGTTGGTTCTGCCCGGTGCGCTTGCTTATTTACAGAAACCGCTCACCAAACAGGACCTGGAAGATGCCTTCACCCGAATTGGTGACTGCATCAGCGAACAGGTCAAAAACATCCTGGTCTTGTCGGGCGATTATTTACCCAATAACTCACTGACCAAACTGATTGATGAAAGGCACTTCGATATCAACTGCGACTATGCCGTACTCGATGACGAGGCCCTGCAGAAAGTCCATGCCAAAGCATACGACTGCATCATTGCAGACATTGGTAAAGATTTGGACTTGGGTACTCAGAAATTACGGGAGTTACAGGCCGCCATGGCGGATGACCAGACACCAGTAATTATTTATCTGGATAAAGAATTATCCTCCTCCGACGAATTACAGCTGAAAAAACTTTCCGATACGGTTGTTCACGACTCCGCCCAGGCGAAAGAACGGCTCATGGATCAGCTCGAATTATTCCTCTATAACGTTCAGCAGAAATCCCACCATGTAGAGTCACAAACGCCCGTCAAACCCCTTCTCCCAGGCAGCACCAATTGGCAGGGCAAGACCGTCCTGCTGGTTGACGACGATATGCGGAATGTCTTTTCGATCAGTACGCTGCTGGAAGAAAACAAGTTGACGGTCATTACCGCCAGTGATGGGCAGGAAGCTATTGATACCCTGATCAGCCAATCGCAGATCGACCTGGTCCTGATGGATATTATGATGCCGGTCATGGATGGTTACGAGGCTACCCGAAAAATCAGAGCCGAGAACCGGTTTGCGAAACTGCCAATTATAGCCCTGACGGCTAAAGCCATGCCCGGCGACCGGGAAAAATGCCTTGAAGCAGGAGCGTCGGATTACATCACCAAGCCACTGGATGTAAACCAGCTGCTGTCTGTCATGCATACCTGGATGCCTTCCTGA